Proteins encoded in a region of the Benincasa hispida cultivar B227 chromosome 2, ASM972705v1, whole genome shotgun sequence genome:
- the LOC120070885 gene encoding EIN3-binding F-box protein 1-like isoform X2, with the protein MEDFTYFLPISSRMDVYCQPSKRVRTNFRIPFDRNDFEEEGKNPSIDDLPDECLFEIFKRLQSGKSRSSCACVSKRWLMLLSSIRRDNEDRGDQELENNGYLTRHLEGKKATDIRLAAIAIGSINHGGLGKLSVKGMNSICRVTNVGLTSIAYGCSTLRALSLWNIASISDEGLLEIAKECHLLEKFDICQCPLISNRALIAIAEGCSNLTVLSIESCPNIGNEGLQAIGRSCPKLESISIKDCSLIGDCGVSSLISSACSSLHKVKLQALNITDFSLAVIGHYGKVLTHLTLCSLKNVSEKGFWVMGNAQALKLLISLTITSCQGVTDVSLGAIGNGCKSLKQMCFRKCSFISDDGLQAFSKATRTLEVLQLDDCNRITISGIIGSLTNHESNLKSLVLVKCSGIKDTTLQSPLLSCGSSLRWLSIRNCTGFGAASLALVGRLCPQLQHLDLVGLYSLTDAVLLPLLESCEGLVKVNLSGCLNLTDESIHTLARLHGATLQLVNLDGCRKITDQSLVAIADNLLVLNELDVSNCAVSDCGLIALSLARHTNLLILSLAGCCGITSRSLPSLERLGKTLVGLNLKGCNSISSSSIEVLVENLWRCDILL; encoded by the coding sequence GCGTTTGCAAAGTGGAAAATCAAGGAGCTCTTGTGCCTGCGTCTCTAAGCGATGGCTTATGCTTCTAAGCAGCATCCGCAGGGATAATGAAGATCGTGGAGATCAAGAACTTGAAAATAATGGATATCTTACAAGACATTTGGAGGGGAAGAAAGCAACAGATATAAGACTTGCTGCAATTGCTATAGGAAGCATTAACCATGGAGGATTAGGAAAGCTTTCTGTTAAAGGGATGAACTCTATATGTAGAGTTACTAATGTTGGTCTTACATCAATAGCATATGGTTGCTCCACCCTTCGAGCTCTCTCTCTTTGGAATATCGCTTCGATCAGCGATGAGGGCTTGTTGGAGATAGCTAAAGAATGCCATTTGTTAGAGAAATTTGATATATGTCAATGCCCTTTGATATCCAACAGGGCTTTGATTGCAATAGCTGAAGGTTGTTCTAATTTGACTGTTTTAAGTATTGAATCTTGTCCAAACATTGGGAATGAGGGTCTACAAGCTATTGGAAGATCATGTCCTAAGTTGGAGTCCATCTCTATAAAGGATTGTTCTCTTATTGGGGATTGTGGAGTTTCGAGTTTGATTTCGTCTGCTTGTTCTTCATTGCATAAAGTGAAGCTTCAGGCCTTGAATATCACTGATTTCTCTCTTGCTGTGATTGGACATTATGGCAAGGTTCTCACCCATCTGACCCTTTGCAGCCTAAAAAATGTGAGTGAGAAGGGATTTTGGGTGATGGGAAATGCTCAAGCTTTGAAGCTATTGATTTCATTGACAATTACTTCTTGTCAAGGAGTTACAGATGTAAGCCTTGGAGCCATAGGCAATGGATGTAAAAGCCTGAAGCAGATGTGCTTTCGTAAGTGCAGTTTCATTTCTGATGATGGACTTCAAGCATTTTCCAAGGCTACAAGAACACTAGAGGTCCTTCAATTGGACGACTGTAACAGAATCACAATTTCAGGTATTATCGGTTCATTGACAAATCATGAATCAAACCTGAAATCTCTAGTTCTTGTTAAATGCTCGGGAATCAAGGATACAACACTGCAATCTCCCCTGCTCTCTTGTGGTTCATCTCTCCGATGGCTATCGATACGAAATTGCACAGGTTTTGGTGCTGCAAGCCTAGCCTTAGTTGGGAGGTTGTGCCCTCAGCTTCAGCACCTTGATCTTGTAGGTCTCTATAGTTTAACAGATGCAGTGTTGCTTCCTTTACTTGAGAGCTGTGAAGGACTTGTGAAGGTAAATCTCAGCGGCTGCTTGAATTTAACCGACGAATCGATTCACACCTTAGCCAGACTCCATGGAGCTACCCTTCAACTAGTTAATCTTGATGGTTGTAGGAAGATCACTGATCAAAGCTTAGTGGCAATAGCAGACAACTTACTAGTTCTCAACGAACTAGATGTTTCCAATTGTGCAGTCTCAGATTGTGGGCTCATCGCGCTCAGTCTTGCACGGCATACCAATCTGTTAATCCTCTCATTGGCAGGCTGCTGTGGGATAACAAGTAGAAGCTTGCCTTCTCTTGAAAGATTAGGAAAAACTCTGGTGGGGTTGAACCTCAAAGGCTGCAACTCCATCAGCAGCAGCTCAATTGAGGTTCTTGTAGAGAACTTGTGGAGATGTGACATccttttataa